The following proteins are co-located in the Halocatena salina genome:
- a CDS encoding MFS transporter — protein MTTADTAGGTSLWENRDFRRFFAGQFVTNVGDSLYTVAVLWLVFELSGSTVLTGIANALLLLPWLLQILAGPIVDRLPLTPVLVGSQFAQGIVVLVLPIAGMTGRLSVDLLLAVVPVLALATLLMSPMQATLLPRIVADQQLSRANSALATITLGLDMVFDALGGAFIAIFGTTTLFWFDSVTFAVAGLLFGGIEVSPVSDGRQASEASIRSVIDSYLIDLRAGIDVLRGTVFVDLVLTTAVFNLTTGVTLAILPAFGNTLGGPAVYGLLLGALGVGRLVGSLLAPLLERVAYGRLILVGYSVAACWWFTAVYAPWTALTVVLFGLAWVPAAIDDVLTSTLNQTVFPDDLRGRVSAIKGTASGGTLPLGSLVGGIVAELLGTKTTMGLAALGLGFTGLYVLARPRLRRLPAVAEATPAAFGMTESSACDRDSA, from the coding sequence ATGACCACTGCCGACACGGCTGGCGGAACGTCTCTGTGGGAGAACCGTGATTTCCGTCGGTTTTTCGCTGGACAGTTCGTGACGAACGTCGGGGACAGTCTTTACACCGTCGCTGTCCTGTGGCTCGTCTTCGAGCTCAGCGGTTCGACCGTTCTCACGGGCATTGCGAACGCGTTGTTGTTGCTTCCGTGGCTGTTGCAGATACTCGCCGGCCCGATCGTGGATCGACTTCCGCTCACACCCGTTCTGGTGGGATCACAGTTCGCACAAGGTATCGTCGTGCTCGTGCTCCCGATCGCTGGAATGACAGGAAGACTGAGTGTCGATCTCCTGCTGGCGGTCGTCCCTGTGTTGGCGCTTGCTACACTGTTGATGTCGCCGATGCAGGCGACGCTACTCCCTCGCATTGTCGCCGACCAGCAGCTGTCGCGGGCCAATTCCGCCCTCGCAACCATCACGCTTGGACTCGATATGGTGTTTGACGCCCTCGGCGGTGCGTTCATCGCCATCTTCGGCACAACGACGTTGTTCTGGTTCGATTCGGTCACGTTCGCCGTCGCCGGTCTGCTGTTCGGTGGCATCGAGGTGTCCCCTGTCTCCGACGGGAGACAAGCGAGTGAAGCGTCGATTCGGTCGGTGATCGACTCATATCTCATCGATTTGCGTGCCGGGATCGACGTGCTTCGCGGGACCGTCTTCGTCGATCTGGTGCTCACGACGGCGGTGTTCAACCTCACAACCGGTGTAACGCTCGCAATCTTGCCGGCGTTCGGCAACACGCTCGGTGGACCCGCCGTTTACGGGCTGTTGCTCGGTGCGCTCGGCGTCGGTCGGCTCGTTGGATCACTCCTTGCACCGTTGCTCGAACGCGTTGCGTACGGCCGGCTGATTCTCGTTGGCTACTCGGTGGCCGCGTGCTGGTGGTTCACCGCGGTGTACGCGCCGTGGACGGCACTCACCGTTGTCCTGTTCGGACTCGCGTGGGTGCCGGCAGCCATCGATGACGTGCTCACATCGACGCTGAACCAGACCGTGTTTCCAGATGATCTCCGCGGACGTGTCTCTGCCATCAAAGGAACGGCATCTGGGGGGACGCTGCCGCTCGGATCGCTCGTCGGTGGCATCGTTGCCGAACTGCTGGGAACGAAGACGACGATGGGGTTGGCCGCGCTCGGCCTCGGGTTTACGGGTCTGTACGTCCTTGCCCGCCCACGTCTTCGTCGCCTTCCCGCGGTTGCGGAAGCCACCCCGGCGGCGTTCGGCATGACGGAGTCATCTGCTTGCGATCGGGACTCAGCCTGA
- a CDS encoding class I SAM-dependent methyltransferase → MDEELKELADRFSQMADHYDEKHDSEEKWMYNACASLVIEHADPRPNDVVLDLGTGTGLIALALAEDASHVVGRDISEGMIEKAQAKAADRGMKNVEIGYGEFRDPQYDSKVDIVVSNFALHHLPDEEKREAIETIADLDPRRFVLGDAMFFGAPNPEEPLFGHGVDGATVGMLVDELTDAGFVMTAVERVHDQVGVLAAERDE, encoded by the coding sequence ATGGACGAGGAACTCAAGGAACTCGCCGATCGTTTCTCGCAGATGGCCGATCACTACGACGAGAAACATGATAGCGAAGAAAAGTGGATGTACAATGCGTGCGCCTCGCTCGTCATAGAACACGCCGATCCACGTCCCAACGACGTGGTCCTCGACCTTGGAACAGGTACGGGTCTGATCGCTCTCGCGCTCGCTGAGGACGCTAGTCACGTCGTCGGTCGCGACATCAGCGAGGGAATGATAGAGAAGGCGCAGGCGAAGGCAGCTGACAGGGGTATGAAAAATGTGGAGATCGGGTACGGTGAGTTCCGCGACCCACAATACGACAGCAAAGTAGATATCGTCGTTTCGAACTTCGCCCTGCACCACCTACCCGACGAAGAGAAACGGGAAGCCATCGAGACTATCGCCGATCTCGACCCGCGCCGGTTCGTCCTCGGAGACGCGATGTTCTTCGGCGCACCCAACCCCGAGGAACCGCTATTCGGCCATGGAGTTGATGGGGCAACCGTCGGGATGCTCGTGGACGAACTCACCGACGCTGGATTCGTAATGACGGCAGTTGAACGAGTGCACGATCAAGTGGGCGTCCTCGCCGCCGAACGGGACGAGTAA
- a CDS encoding helix-turn-helix domain-containing protein, with amino-acid sequence MPDAIHKQLQDERECEGLLACMLGLNKLDKGVFRLLATHPEPLTVDQIAKFIDRERTTAYRSVRRLQEAGVAVQDQENCPKGGYHYVYRVADPDEIADELQRMLNEWYANTGQLIQEFRDTYGKDRSPETNP; translated from the coding sequence ATGCCGGACGCCATACATAAGCAACTCCAAGATGAACGGGAGTGTGAGGGTCTTCTTGCCTGTATGCTCGGGCTGAATAAACTCGACAAAGGTGTATTTAGATTGTTAGCAACGCATCCTGAGCCGCTTACAGTCGATCAGATTGCGAAATTCATCGATCGGGAACGGACGACCGCGTACCGTTCAGTCAGACGACTTCAGGAAGCTGGAGTTGCCGTGCAAGACCAGGAAAACTGTCCCAAAGGTGGTTATCACTACGTGTATCGAGTCGCTGACCCGGACGAGATTGCAGATGAACTCCAGCGGATGCTCAACGAGTGGTACGCTAATACTGGGCAGCTAATCCAGGAGTTCCGAGATACGTATGGCAAGGACCGTTCTCCTGAAACAAATCCGTAG